The following are encoded in a window of Naumovozyma castellii chromosome 8, complete genome genomic DNA:
- the BCS1 gene encoding bifunctional AAA family ATPase chaperone/translocase BCS1 (ancestral locus Anc_5.448) has protein sequence MSAEDPSVTAHTQPTNVDQQQPLEGIIPSPTGIEETATMKGKVSSLVQSAMSSNPYFAAGGGLMILGSGLALARSGMIKLSGLIYRQMIIDLEIQSRDKSYSWFLTWMSKHPQRISKHLSVRTNYIQHDNGSISTKFSLVPGPGNHWIRYKGAFIMIKRERSGKMVDLINSSPYETVTLTTLYRDRHLFNEILNEAKDIAMKTTEGKTVIYTSFGPEWRKFGQPKSKRMLSSVVLDKGVKEGILQDVEEFRANGSWYADRGIPYRRGYLLYGPPGSGKTSFIQAMAGELDYNICILNLSENNLTDDRLNHLMNNMPERSILLLEDIDAAFTTRQQTTETGYQSHVTFSGLLNALDGVTSSEETITFMTTNHPEKLDPAILRPGRVDYKVFIDNASSYQIEHMFLKFYPGETTLCEQFVDTVQNLGHAVSTAQLQGLFVMNKDQPAAALKQATTILRGVDAPSKDQHHLHEISF, from the coding sequence ATGTCTGCAGAGGATCCATCTGTAACAGCACACACGCAACCTACCAATGTGGACCAACAACAACCCCTAGAGGGCATAATACCGTCTCCCACAGGCATCGAAGAAACGGCGACAATGAAGGGTAAAGTAAGCTCTTTGGTCCAGAGTGCCATGTCAAGCAATCCTTATTTTGCTGCAGGTGGTGGGCTGATGATTCTTGGTTCAGGTTTGGCACTTGCTCGATCAGGGATGATCAAATTGAGTGGTTTGATATATCGACAGATGATTATTGATTTGGAGATTCAATCTCGGGATAAATCATACTCGTGGTTCCTTACTTGGATGTCAAAACACCCACAGAGGATCTCTAAGCATTTATCAGTGAGGACAAATTACATTCAGCATGATAATGGTTCCATTAGtaccaaattttcattGGTTCCTGGCCCAGGAAATCATTGGATTAGATATAAGGGAGCCTTCATCATGATTAAGAGGGAGAGGTCAGGGAAGATGGTAGATTTGATTAATAGTTCCCCCTATGAGACAGTGACATTGACTACATTGTATAGGGATCGtcatttatttaatgaaatattgaatgagGCTAAAGACATTGCCATGAAGACTACTGAGGGTAAAACGGTAATATATACTTCGTTTGGACCAGAATGGAGAAAATTCGGTCAACCCAAGAGTAAGAGAATGCTGTCCTCTGTTGTGTTAGACAAAGGTGTCAAAGAAGGTATATTACaagatgttgaagaattcaGAGCAAATGGGTCATGGTATGCAGACAGAGGTATACCGTACAGAAGAggttatttattatatggACCACCAGGATCCGGTAAGACAAGTTTCATACAAGCTATGGCAGGTGAATTGGATTACAACATTTGCATTTTAAACCTTTCAGAAAATAACTTGACAGACGATAGATTGAATCActtaatgaataatatgCCCGAAAGAAGTATTTTACTATTAGAAGATATCGATGCAGCATTCACAACCAGGCAACAGACCACGGAAACCGGGTATCAGTCACATGTCACCTTTAGCGGACTATTGAATGCCCTCGATGGGGTTACTTCATCAGAAGAAACCATAACTTTCATGACGACGAACCACCCAGAGAAACTAGACCCAGCCATTTTAAGACCGGGTAGAGTCGATTACAAAGTGTTCATTGACAATGCCTCCAGTTATCAAATAGAGCACATGTTCTTGAAGTTCTACCCTGGAGAAACGACGCTCTGTGAACAGTTTGTCGACACGGTACAGAATCTGGGCCACGCTGTAAGTACAGCACAATTACAAGGACTTTTCGTCATGAACAAGGATCAACCTGCTGCTGCATTGAAGCAGGCTACGACGATCCTAAGAGGAGTGGATGCACCTTCAAAAGATCAGCATCATCTTCACGAGATCTCATTTTGA